In Oryza brachyantha chromosome 1, ObraRS2, whole genome shotgun sequence, the following are encoded in one genomic region:
- the LOC102720665 gene encoding uncharacterized protein LOC102720665 has protein sequence MAASEREAALLARVAANHLFLGQFEALRAALLSLRRRADPDLAAGFLRAVVAAGGRVPGVLWSEPPACPSPSHLAWLAALELAALPSTPNPEALRLKAEFLVLLQPIADDPATGAEARGILSRLLDLGVARLKREVEGGSEAGFGVEEVAISQEDLTGLWGVFLDKAELFDALCEGISRQVGLDNGLGTDVLLWLRRSVQLAHLDAVKSLVASEDLKGATGHLRFLCLGHGVEEDEYKVVLRELVRRGWPKSSNYCGTWSESHDRVIKMFGSALQSSSPQLVQLIQLILDDILSEEIEDHGISDANWMPLPFKKFMETLSLKRGADLDDKTILNRAITSCKKELYHYSRLSGKHVLEVVMETVLSLIEREQLQEAVNVISMFPLLQPLIAVLGWDILKGKTALRRKLMQLFWTSKSQALRLKEYPHYRTQTDETSCEEYLCDLLCFHLDVACFVSSVNSGHPWNLRDSLSFSQQEQDSDVNSTKILDPFVENLILERLAVQTPIRVLFDVVPGIKFQDAIELVGMQPLSSTTAIWKRMHDIELMHMRYALQSVALSIGEMEKSAIDGNEHHYRIALSYLREMQNFMEAIKSTPRKIYLISIVLSVLHMDDSIKLSEAAPSECSVSHECSNSDIESEEKNMVTSFVGLLLDILRHNLVLDTDHQSSMGLSPAGGQALEWRFKHTKHSIEDLDWRLSVLQRLPPLSGRQWSWKEALVLLRAAPSKLLNVCMQRANYDIGEEAVQRFSLPAEDKASLELAEWVAGAYRIALVEDAVNRATDNSNATQELDILSFRAQLGPLTTILLCIDVAATSARTGDMCRFLLDEATSLLSEIFPGSSPKEGPNYWDQIQEVALISVIKRMLQRLRDILDLEGYPYLQLVFTEMNASSSTESSRVGQKQRPLGLLHQMIDDAFKGKRQFLNGKLHNVARAIVDEDSDSTYSKENIKLEKKDILSSEKGIILGHGLRILKQASRTDTPTTAVLESNVEHKGSTSRYLGPVSSKPSTYLSNFIIYIATIGDIVDGTDTTHDFNYFSLVYERPKDLLTRLVFERGSTDAAAKVADTMGVDFVHEIISACVPPVFPPRTGQGWACIPLLPTLSNITSENRPQSAQGWSVHDSSLSSRQEPLYPLQLNLVKHLAQLSSVRAVLACVFGSSILSGDSELCSNAKDATQAPEIKRSFYEFALEQSERYPTLNRWIQMQCNLHRVSESAVASATENEVTLHQPKGKYLPKRAREPDSDAESEIEDIVISGKTTSNSLESPKCDQTKLEPTTFISFDWDNEGPYEKAVERLICERKLIDALALSDRCLRNGASDKLLQLLIEQKEEISLGARQFHAYGSHNFGSDTWQYCLRLRDKKLAAQLALKYLHNWDLDAAANVLTMCICHLPEDDPMRSEVLHMKQSLQRYGHIMSADDHYTRWQEVKVDCEDDPEGLALRLAAKGAVSAALEVAESASLSIDLRRELQGRQLVKFLTTDPLNGGGPAAASRFLSTLRDSNDALPVAIGAMKLLPDLRSKQLLVHFFLKRTVGNLSDDDVARLNSWALGLRVLSLLPLPSQQRCSSLHEHPQLILEVLLMMKQLQSASLILKEFPSLRDDMLIISYAKKAISINVSSTPREPRLAISGSRTKQKKVAAPAKTNFAQSFGNFQREARKAFSWVPRDSGTKTPPKDILRKRKSSGSGGERSSWEAMPGVQEERAPEYPSEGQERLPFVSAPEEWVLTGDPDKDNATHACHRYESSPDITLFKALLSLCTNDSIAGKGALEICITQMRDVLSSLQLPLNASMDNIARAYHATETYVQALSYAKSLLKKLVGASDLSSSSERSRDVDDISVDTGSSSTGSQNPDELSDLLSLTDLWLGRAELLQSLLGSGIIASLDDFADKESSTNLRDRLVSDERYSMAVYTCKKCKIEAFPVWAAWGHALVRMEHYSQARVKFKQALQQYKGDATPFVLEIISTIEGGPPVDVSSVRSMYKHLAKSAATIFDDSLSADAYLNVLYMPSTFPRSERPRQSKDPMDSQFASTSSYLEDGPRSNLDGIRYAECIHYLQEYARPEMLAFMFRHGHYAEACSLFFPSNQPTAEGETSLSSIPRNDPLTTDYGTIDDLCDLCLGYGAMTVLENTILTITQSPMYQGSTMTQYMNAILTRICNYCETHRHFNYLYNFLVLKGDHVASGLCCIQLYINSMSQEEALKHLGHAKTHFEEALSVRDRTIEATKLVSRTARNKSASEKMTRETIMKLSTRVSYQMDVVKALNSVDGPQWKTSLFGSPTDAETLRRRCMVVETLAEKHFDLAFRLLHEFDLPAVDIYAGVAASLAERKKGGQLTEFLKNIRGTIDDDEWDQVLGAAINVYANKHKERPDRLIDMLLSNHRKVLACVVCGRLKSAFQIASRSGSVADVQYVAHQALHANALPVLDMCKQWLAQYM, from the exons ATGGCGGCGTCGGAGCGGGAGGCCGCGCTCCTTGCCCGCGTGGCCGCGAACCACCTCTTCCTCGGGCAGTTCGAGGCCCTGCGGGCGGCGCTCCTCAGCCTCCGACGCCGCGCCGACCCCGACCTCGCCGCGGGCTtcctccgcgccgtcgtcgccgcgggcGGACGGGTCCCCGGCGTGCTCTGGTCCGAGCCCCCGGCATGCCCCTCCCCGTCCCACCTCGCCTGGCTCGCCGCGCTCGAGCTCGCCGCCCTCCCGTCCACCCCCAACCCCGAGGCGCTCCGCCTCAAGGCCGAATTCCTAGTCCTCCTCCAGCCCATCGCGGACGACCCCGCCACCGGCGCCGAGGCACGGGGGATCCTCTCGAGGCTGCTGGATTTGGGGGTGGCGAGGCTCAAGCGTGAGGTGGAGGGAGGAAGCGAGGCGGGCTTCGGTGTCGAGGAGGTCGCGATCTCCCAGGAAGATCTGACGGGGCTCTGGGGGGTGTTTCTAGACAAAGCCGAGCTGTTTGATGCGCTGTGTGAGGGCATCTCGAGGCAGGTTGGATTGGACAATGGTTTAGGCACGGACGTGCTCCTGTGGCTGCGGCGGAGTGTGCAGCTAGCTCACTTGGACGCGGTGAAGTCACTTGTTGCGTCAGAGGATCTCAAGGGGGCCACCGGACATCTTCGGTTCCTTTGCCTTGGTCATGGCGTGGAGGAGGATGAGTATAA GGTTGTATTAAGAGAGCTTGTCAGAAGGGGTTGGCCAAAATCATCGAATTATTGTGGAACATGGTCCGAGTCTCATGATAGAGTAATTAAAATGTTTGGATCAGCTCTTCAGTCTAGCAGTCCCCAGCTTGTTCAATTGATTCAG CTCATCTTGGATGACATTCTTTCTGAAGAAATTGAAGATCATGGTATCTCTGATGCTAATTGGATGCCTCTTCCTTTTAAAAAGTTCATGGAAACATTGTCCTTGAAGAGGGGCGCTGACTTGGATGACAAGACCATATTGAATAGAGCTATAACATCCTGCAAGAAAGAGCTGTATCATTATTCCCGACTTTCTGGAAAACATGTCCTTGAAGTCGTCATGGAAACTGTTCTTTCTTTGATTGAGAGGGAACAACTTCAAGAAGCAGTTAAT GTTATTTCAATGTTCCCCCTACTCCAACCATTAATTGCTGTTTTGGGGTGGGATATTCTGAAGGGTAAGACAGCACTGCGGAGAAAGCTAATGCAGTTATTTTGGACAAGCAAATCCCAAGCCTTACGGCTAAAAGAATATCCACATTACCGTACACAGACAGATGAG ACATCCTGCGAGGAGTACTTGTGTGATCTTCTATGCTTTCATCTGGATGTTGCATGCTTCGTTTCCAGTGTTAATTCTGGGCACCCATGGAATTTGAGGGATTCACTATCGTTTTCTCAACAAGAGCAAGATTCAGATGTTAACAGTACAAAAATATTAGACCCTTTTGTTGAGAATTTGATACTTGAACGGTTAGCTGTGCAGACACCCATTAGG GTGCTATTTGATGTTGTCCCAGGAATAAAGTTTCAAGATGCAATTGAGCTTGTTGGTATGCAGCCACTTTCCTCAACAACTGCAATTTGGAAGAG GATGCATGACATCGAGCTGATGCACATGCGATATGCTCTCCAGTCAGTTGCTCTCTCTATAGGAGAGATGGAAAAGAGCGCAATTGACGGGAATGAACACCATTATCGGATAGCCTTGTCATATTTGAGggagatgcaaaattttatggaGGCTATCAAAAGTACTCCACGAAAG ATTTACTTGATCAGCATTGTATTATCAGTGTTACATATGGATGACAGCATAAAGCTGTCAGAAGCAGCCCCTTCCGAATGTTCTGTTAGTCATGAGTGCTCCAATAGTGATATTGAATCTGAAGAGAAGAACATGGTGACATCCTTTGTCGGGTTGCTTCTTGATATACTTCGTCATAATCTTGTGTTAGATACGGATCATCAGTCAAGCATGGGGCTATCACCTGCTGGTGGGCAAGCACTAGAATGGAGATTCAAACATACCAAACATTCCATTGAAGACTTGGATTGGCGCTTATCTGTTCTACAACGCCTTCCACCTCTGTCTGGACGGCAATGGAGTTGGAAGGAGGCATTAGTTCTTTTACGTGCTGCTCCATCAAAATTACTGAACGT ATGTATGCAAAGGGCAAATTATGATATAGGAGAAGAGGCTGTACAGCGGTTTTCTTTGCCTGCTGAGGATAAAGCTTCTCTTGAACTAGCTGAGTGGGTAGCTGGTGCGTATAGAATAGCATTG GTTGAAGATGCTGTAAATCGTGCCACGGACAACTCAAATGCCACACAGGAATTGGATATCTTGTCATTTCGTGCTCAGCTTGGTCCATTAACTACT ATTCTGCTCTGCATCGATGTTGCTGCAACTTCTGCTAGAACAGGAGATATGTGCCGATTTCTTCTTGATGAG GCTACAAGTTTGTTGTCTGAAATATTTCCAGGAAGCTCCCCGAAAGAAGGTCCAAATTATTGGGATCAGATTCAAGAAGTTGCTCTGATATCAGTGATAAAACGCATGCTTCAGCGTCTACGTGACATTTTGGATCTG GAGGGTTATCCATATCTTCAATTAGTTTTTACCGAGATGAATGCCTCTTCGTCGACTGAATCTAGCAGAGTTGGACAAAAGCAACGCCCTCTTGGACTCCTGCACCAAATGATTGATGATGCTTTCAAAGGAAAGCGACAGTTCTTGAATG GTAAGCTTCATAATGTTGCAAGAGCTATTGTTGATGAGGATTCTGATAGTACTTATTCAAAGGAGAATATCAAGTTAGAAAAGAAAGATATTTTGAGCTCCGAAAAAGGAATAATCCTTGGTCATGGACTTAGAATCCTGAAGCAAGCGTCTAGGACTGACACACCAACAACAGCTGTTCTTGAAAGTAATGTGGAGCACAAAGGATCTACTAGCAGATACCTGGGTCCTGTATCCTCTAAGCCTTCCACATATTTATCAAActtcataatatatattgcgACCATTGGTGACATAGTTGATGGAACTGATACAACTCATGATTTCAACTACTTCTCCTTAGTCTATGAAAGGCCCAAAGAT CTTTTAACTCGTCTTGTTTTTGAGCGTGGAAGCACTGATGCAGCTGCAAAAGTAGCTGATACAATGGGTGTAGACTTTGTGCATGAGATCATATCTGCCTGCGTGCCACCTGTTTTTCCTCCACGCACAGGACAAGGATGGGCTTGCATTCCTCTTTTACCTACCCTTTCTAACATAACTTCGGAAAACAGACCACAATCTGCTCAAGGATGGAGTGTGCATGATTCATCGTTGTCTTCTCGTCAGGAACCTCTTTATCCTCTCCaactaaatttagttaaacaTTTGGCCCAGTTATCATCAGTAAGAGCAGTTTTGGCCTGTGTGTTTGGAAGTAGCATACTATCTGGTGACAGTGAATTATGTTCCAATGCAAAAGATGCAACACAAGCCCCTGAAATCAAGAGGTCATTCTATGAATTTGCTCTTGAGCAATCAGAAAG GTACCCAACATTGAACCGCTGGATACAGATGCAGTGTAACCTTCATCGAGTATCTGAATCTGCTGTAGCATCTGCAACTGAAAATGAAGTCACCTTGCATCAGCCCAAGGGAAAATATTTGCCAAAGCGAGCCCGTGAACCTGACAGTGATGCCGAATCAGAGATTGAAGATATTGTCATAAGCGGTAAAACCACTTCAAATTCACTAGAATCCCCAAAGTGTGATCAGACTAAACTAGAGCCAACAACTTTTATTTCATTTGACTGGGATAATGAAGGACCATATGAGAAAGCAGTTGAGAG GCTAATTTGTGAAAGGAAACTGATTGATGCTCTTGCTCTATCTGACCGCTGTTTGCGCAATGGAGCTTCAGATAAATTGCTTCAGCTGCTCATTGAACAAAAGGAAGAAATAAGTTTAGGGGCCAGACAGTTCCATGCATATGGATCTCATAATTTTGGGAGTGATACCTGGCAGTATTGCTTGAGGCTGAGAGATAAAAAACTTGCAGCTCAGCTTGCTCTGAA GTACCTGCACAATTGGGATCTTGATGCCGCAGCAAATGTTTTAACTATGTGCATCTGTCACTTACCTGAGGATGATCCAATGCGGAGTGAG GTGCTACACATGAAGCAATCTTTGCAGCGCTATGGTCATATTATGAGTGCAGATGATCATTACACCAGATGGCAAGAG GTCAAAGTTGATTGTGAAGATGATCCAGAAGGTTTAGCACTTCGACTTGCTGCCAAAGGAGCTGTTTCTGCTGCTTTAGAGGTTGCTGAAAGTGCCTCTTTATCAATTGATTTGCGGAGGGAACTGCAAGGCCGGCAACTGGTCAAATTTCTAACCACTGATCCCCTTAATGGTGGAGGCCCAGCTGCAGCGTCACGGTTTCTGTCAACCTTACGAGACTCCAATGATGCTCTTCCTGTTGCTATTGGTGCCATGAAGCTTTTACCTGACCTGCGTTCAAAGCAACTTCTT GTACACTTTTTTCTTAAGCGTACTGTTGGGAATCTGTCCGATGATGACGTTGCACGACTTAATTCATGGGCCTTAGGTCTCCGTGTTCTGTCCTTATTGCCATTGCCATCACAACAGCGTTGCTCTTCTCTGCATGAACACCCTCAGTTGATCCTGGAAGTATTATTGATGATGAAGCAACTCCAGTCTGCTTCTTTG ATATTGAAAGAATTTCCGTCCCTGAGGGATGAtatgttaattatttcttatgcTAAGAAAGCAATCTCCATTAATGTTAGTTCTACTCCTAGGGAACCTCGACTAGCCATCTCTGGCtcaagaacaaaacaaaaaaaggtcGCTGCACCagccaaaacaaattttgcacAGAGCTTTGGTAACTTCCAGAGAGAAGCACGCAAAGCATTCTCATGGGTCCCTCGTGATAGTGGCACCAAAACACCCCCAAAAGATATTCTTCGGAAAAGGAAGAGTTCAGGTTCAGGAGGCGAAAGATCCTCTTGGGAAGCAATGCCTGGTGTACAGGAGGAGCGAGCACCTGAATACCCTTCTGAGGGGCAAGAGAGACTTCCTTTTGTCTCTGCTCCTGAGGAATGGGTGCTTACTGGAGACCCTGATAAGGATAACGCAACTCATGCATGCCATAGATATGAATCCTCCCCTGATATTACACTATTTAAG GCATTGCTTTCATTGTGCACCAATGATTCAATAGCTGGAAAAGGTGCACTTGAAATCTGTATAACCCAGATGAGGGATGTGCTAAGTTCCCTGCAGTTGCCCCTCAATGCATCTATGGACAACATAGCTAGGGCTTATCATGCAACCGAAACTTATGTACAG GCACTCTCTTATGCGAAAAGTCTATTGAAAAAACTAGTGGGGGCTAGTGATTTGTCAAGCAGCTCTGAAAGAAGTAGAGACGTTGATGATATTTCTGTGGACACTGGCAGTTCAAGCACTGGAAGCCAAAATCCAGATGAGCTGTCCGATCTCCTTTCTCTAACTGATTTGTGGCTAGGGCGTGCAGAGCTTCTTCAAAGCCTTCTTGGATCAGGGATTATTGCCTCACTCGATGACTTTGCTGACAAAGAATCTTCAACTAATCTACGTGACCGATTGGTCAGTGATGAACGGTATAGCATGGCtgtatatacatgtaaaaaatgCAAG ATTGAAGCTTTCCCTGTTTGGGCTGCATGGGGCCATGCTCTAGTTCGAATGGAGCATTACTCTCAAGCACGTGTAAAGTTCAA GCAAGCTCTTCAACAGTACAAAGGTGATGCAACTCCTTTTGTCCTCGAAATCATCAGCACAATTGAAGGAGGGCCTCCTGTTGATGTTTCCTCTGTCCGTTCCAT GTACAAACATCTAGCAAAAAGTGCAGCGACCATTTTTGATGATTCCCTTTCTGCTGATGCTTATCTCAATGTTCTATATATGCCATCCACATTCCCACGATCTGAGAGGCCTAGACAATCTAAAGATCCTATGGATAGTCAGTTTGCATCTACTAGCTCGTACCTAGAAGATGGTCCTCGCAGCAACCTTGATGGCATTCGATATGCTGAATGTATTCATTACTTGCAAGAA TATGCTCGACCAGAAATGCTTGCTTTCATGTTCAGGCATGGTCATTATGCAGAAGCATGCTCCTTGTTCTTCCCCTCAAATCAACCAACTGCTGAGGGGGAAACATCTTTGTCTTCAATTCCACGAAACGACCCTTTGACAACTGATTATGGGACAATCGATGACTTGTGTGATCTATGTCTTGGATATGGTGCTATGACTGTTCTGGAGAACACAATCTTGACAATTACCCAGTCACCCATGTATCAGGGCTCAACTATGACACAGTACATGAATGCTATACTCACTCGCATTTGTAACTATTGTGAAACACATCGGCATTTTAATTATCTCTACAACTTTCTG GTTCTAAAAGGTGATCATGTTGCTTCTGGCCTTTGCTGTATTCAATTGTACATTAATTCAATGTCTCAAGAGGAGGCCCTGAAGCATTTGGGACATGCCAAG ACACATTTTGAGGAGGCCTTATCGGTACGAGATAGAACAATTGAGGCTACAAAGCTGGTATCAAGAACTGCTCGCAATAAGAGTGCATCAGAAAAAATGACTCGGGAAACAATAATGAAATTATCTACTAGGGTTTCATATCAG atggaTGTAGTGAAGGCCCTCAATAGTGTAGATGGTCCACAGTGGAAAACTTCCCTTTTTGGGAGTCCAACCGATGCTGAAACTCTGAG GCGGAGGTGCATGGTTGTTGAAACGCTGGCTGAGAAGCATTTTGATTTAGCATTTCGGTTGCTTCATGAGTTTGATCTCCCTG CTGTTGATATATATGCCGGTGTGGCAGCATCCCttgcagaaagaaaaaaaggtggCCAACTGACTGAGTTTTTGAAGAACATAAGAGGAACCATAGATGATGATGAATGGGATCAG GTTCTGGGGGCTGCCATAAATGTTTATGCTAATAAGCACAAAGAAAGACCAGATCGCCTTATTGACATGTTACTCAGCAATCACAG GAAAGTACTTGCTTGTGTTGTTTGTGGCCGTCTAAAAAGTGCATTCCAGATAGCCTCCCGAAGTGGAAGTGTTGCTGATGTTCAATACGTTGCTCATCAG GCATTACATGCAAATGCATTACCCGTTCTTGATATGTGCAAACAATGGCTAGCTCAGTACATGTAA